The Clostridium sporogenes genome contains a region encoding:
- the smpB gene encoding SsrA-binding protein SmpB → MSKKKGSNTLAENRKARHDYFIEEAYEAGIELVGTEVKSIRQGKANLKDSYAEIRNGEVFVRNMHISPYEQGNIYNKDPLRDRKLLLHKSEIYKLVGFTTQQGYTLIPLSLYLKHGRVKVSLAVAKGKKNYDKRDAMLEKAAKREMDRQIKERSRY, encoded by the coding sequence ATGAGTAAAAAGAAGGGAAGCAATACTCTTGCAGAAAATAGAAAAGCAAGGCATGATTATTTTATAGAAGAAGCCTATGAAGCTGGTATAGAATTAGTAGGAACAGAGGTTAAATCTATAAGACAAGGAAAAGCAAACTTAAAAGACAGTTATGCTGAGATTAGAAATGGGGAAGTTTTTGTTAGAAATATGCATATAAGTCCCTATGAACAAGGGAACATATATAATAAAGATCCACTAAGAGATAGAAAATTGTTACTTCATAAGAGTGAAATATATAAATTAGTAGGCTTTACAACTCAACAGGGGTATACCCTAATTCCTTTATCATTGTATCTTAAACACGGCAGAGTAAAAGTTAGCTTAGCTGTAGCTAAGGGTAAGAAAAATTACGATAAGAGAGATGCAATGCTAGAAAAGGCAGCAAAAAGAGAAATGGACAGACAAATTAAGGAAAGAAGTAGATATTAG
- a CDS encoding flagellin: protein MIINHNVNAMIAYRNIMINGSLAGKAMERLASGMRINRAADDPAGLAISEKMRAQIRGLEMASRNAQDGISMIQVAEGGVNEIQSMLQRMRELAVQAANGTNSPEDLKNIQDEINELTKGIDDIAKGTEFNTIKVLNANAVDQGEVKLQIGANEGQSFGVKFRNMNSAALGIKGDKDNYGVDVSTPEKASAAIKVFDDAINKTSSFRSSLGASSNVLEHRINYLENTIINLTEAESRIRDADMAKEMMNYTKYSILQQVAQAIFSQVLKQQESTIQLLKSLNN from the coding sequence ATGATAATTAATCATAATGTGAATGCTATGATTGCATATAGAAATATTATGATAAATGGTTCTTTAGCTGGAAAAGCCATGGAAAGGCTTGCTTCCGGTATGAGAATTAATAGGGCAGCTGATGATCCAGCAGGACTTGCAATATCAGAAAAGATGAGGGCACAGATAAGAGGTTTAGAAATGGCATCAAGGAATGCTCAAGATGGTATTTCTATGATACAAGTTGCAGAAGGCGGAGTTAATGAAATTCAATCTATGCTTCAAAGAATGAGAGAATTAGCAGTACAAGCGGCTAATGGTACAAATTCTCCGGAAGATTTAAAGAATATTCAAGATGAAATTAACGAGTTGACAAAAGGAATTGATGATATTGCAAAGGGTACGGAATTTAACACCATCAAGGTTTTAAATGCTAATGCAGTAGATCAAGGAGAAGTAAAGCTTCAAATTGGTGCTAATGAAGGTCAATCTTTTGGAGTGAAATTTCGAAATATGAATTCTGCAGCTTTAGGTATAAAAGGGGATAAGGATAATTATGGGGTGGATGTTTCTACTCCAGAAAAAGCGTCAGCAGCTATAAAAGTCTTTGATGATGCTATAAATAAAACTTCATCTTTTAGGTCAAGTCTAGGAGCATCATCAAATGTGTTAGAGCATAGGATTAATTATTTAGAAAATACAATAATTAATTTGACAGAAGCAGAATCAAGAATTAGAGATGCGGACATGGCAAAGGAAATGATGAATTATACCAAATATAGCATTCTCCAGCAAGTAGCTCAAGCAATATTTTCGCAAGTTCTCAAGCAACAGGAAAGTACAATTCAATTGTTGAAGTCCTTAAACAACTAA
- the surE gene encoding 5'/3'-nucleotidase SurE gives MNILLTNDDGIDAEGINTLAKLLSKHHNVIMVAPENQRSASSHSITIYEPIIVKQVKKPYDVEAYSISGTPADCVKVALDKLVSDNIDIVISGINKGLNIGNDILYSGTVSAAIEGSMYKVPSIAVSAEFIKNKKENYEIAAKYTLEILSRVKKEDLKNDVVLNLNIPFCSEEEIKGIKVCKVGNKIFNTRFSEEIDEEGNKVLKLEGDINKDIYEGTDVYYIRNKYVTLTPLHYDLTNFNILEETEELFLG, from the coding sequence ATGAATATATTATTGACTAACGATGATGGAATAGATGCAGAAGGAATAAATACATTAGCTAAGCTATTAAGTAAACATCATAATGTTATTATGGTAGCGCCTGAAAATCAAAGAAGTGCATCAAGTCATTCTATAACCATATATGAACCCATAATAGTAAAACAGGTGAAAAAGCCTTATGATGTAGAGGCATACAGTATAAGTGGTACTCCAGCAGATTGTGTAAAAGTAGCTTTAGATAAATTAGTTTCAGATAATATAGATATAGTTATATCTGGAATCAATAAAGGGCTTAATATAGGTAATGATATATTATACTCAGGAACGGTTTCTGCCGCTATAGAAGGATCTATGTATAAGGTACCATCTATTGCTGTATCTGCTGAATTTATAAAAAATAAAAAAGAAAATTATGAAATAGCTGCTAAATACACATTAGAAATTTTAAGTAGAGTTAAAAAAGAGGACTTAAAAAATGATGTAGTATTAAATTTAAATATTCCTTTTTGTAGTGAAGAGGAAATAAAAGGTATAAAGGTATGCAAAGTAGGTAACAAAATTTTTAATACTAGATTCTCAGAAGAAATAGATGAAGAGGGGAATAAAGTATTAAAATTAGAGGGAGATATAAATAAGGATATTTATGAGGGCACAGATGTTTATTATATAAGAAATAAATATGTAACCTTAACACCTCTACATTATGATTTAACTAATTTTAATATATTAGAAGAGACAGAAGAATTATTCTTAGGATAA
- the rnr gene encoding ribonuclease R, translating to MKIRETILAFMEEQAYKPMNIKELKQVFGVTKHEYKDFEKMLKDMEKDGQIVKTRTEHYGIPARMGLVVGKLQGHQKGYGFVIPEEEREDIFIPASSMNGAMHTDRVLAKITKESANGKRCEGEIIRILERGNKTVIGIYEDSKNFGFVVSDDKKIYQDIFIPKGDKNGAKTGQVVIAEIVTYPEKRRNPEGRVIEILGNKEDKGIDILTIIKKNKLPEEFPPKVQSYADNISEAIPEEEYKRRKDLRDLTIVTIDGEDAKDLDDAISLEKLPNGNYYLGVHIADVSHYVKEKNPLDKEALKRATSVYLIDRVIPMLPKKLSNGICSLNPKIDRLTLSCFMEIDKNGKVVDHKVVESIIKSTERMTYTDVTKILRDEDEETINKYSNLVDYFKLMEELCKILYKRRLKRGAIDFDFEECKIILDEKGKPIEIKPYERAIANRIIEEFMLVCNETIAEHMFWSNLPFVYRIHEDPDEEKLMHFNEFVHNLGYVIRWNNDIHPKSLQSIIEKVKGEKEETVVSTLLLRSLKQARYSPECIGHFGLAARYYCHFTSPIRRYPDLIIHRIIKEYINGQIDDKRATRLTTEVEYASKQSSEMERVAQEAEREVDDLKKAEYMSERIGEEYEGIISSVTNFGMFVELPNTIEGLVHISTLSDDYYIYDERRLSLIGEASKNIYRLGDTVKVKVSKVDLFSHEIYFDIIKEDEEDKEEDEFIEETK from the coding sequence ATGAAGATAAGAGAAACAATATTAGCTTTTATGGAAGAACAGGCATATAAACCTATGAATATAAAAGAATTAAAGCAGGTGTTTGGAGTAACTAAACATGAATACAAAGATTTTGAGAAAATGTTAAAGGATATGGAAAAGGACGGACAAATAGTTAAAACAAGAACGGAACACTATGGTATACCAGCCAGAATGGGATTAGTTGTAGGAAAACTTCAAGGACATCAAAAAGGCTATGGATTTGTTATACCAGAAGAAGAAAGAGAAGATATTTTTATACCAGCATCTAGTATGAATGGAGCTATGCATACTGATAGAGTATTAGCTAAAATTACTAAAGAATCAGCTAATGGAAAAAGATGCGAAGGTGAAATAATAAGAATATTAGAAAGAGGCAATAAAACAGTCATAGGCATATACGAAGATAGTAAAAACTTTGGTTTTGTGGTTTCCGATGATAAAAAGATATACCAAGACATATTTATACCAAAGGGAGATAAAAATGGAGCAAAAACAGGTCAAGTAGTTATAGCAGAAATTGTAACCTATCCAGAAAAGAGAAGAAATCCTGAAGGAAGAGTTATAGAAATATTAGGTAATAAAGAAGATAAGGGTATAGATATATTAACCATAATAAAGAAAAATAAATTACCAGAGGAGTTCCCACCAAAGGTACAAAGTTATGCAGACAATATATCAGAAGCAATTCCAGAAGAAGAGTATAAAAGAAGGAAAGACTTAAGAGATTTAACTATTGTTACTATAGATGGAGAGGATGCTAAGGATTTAGATGATGCTATATCTTTAGAAAAACTACCAAATGGAAACTATTATTTAGGAGTACATATAGCAGATGTATCTCACTATGTAAAAGAGAAAAATCCACTAGACAAAGAAGCTTTAAAAAGAGCAACTTCAGTATATCTTATAGATAGAGTAATACCAATGCTGCCTAAAAAACTTTCTAATGGAATATGTAGTTTGAACCCTAAAATTGATAGATTAACCTTAAGCTGTTTTATGGAAATAGATAAAAATGGTAAGGTAGTAGATCATAAAGTGGTAGAAAGTATAATAAAAAGCACTGAAAGAATGACTTATACAGATGTAACTAAAATACTAAGAGATGAAGATGAGGAAACTATAAATAAATATAGTAATTTAGTAGATTATTTCAAACTTATGGAAGAACTTTGCAAAATACTTTACAAGAGAAGATTAAAAAGAGGAGCTATAGATTTTGATTTTGAGGAATGTAAAATAATATTAGATGAAAAAGGTAAACCAATAGAAATAAAGCCTTATGAAAGAGCTATAGCTAATAGGATAATAGAGGAATTTATGCTTGTTTGTAATGAAACTATAGCAGAGCATATGTTCTGGTCAAATTTACCTTTTGTATATAGAATACACGAAGATCCAGATGAAGAAAAATTAATGCATTTTAACGAATTTGTTCATAATCTAGGATATGTTATAAGATGGAACAACGATATTCATCCAAAATCATTGCAAAGTATTATAGAAAAAGTAAAAGGAGAAAAAGAAGAAACTGTAGTTAGTACATTGCTTTTACGATCCTTAAAACAAGCAAGATACTCCCCAGAATGTATAGGGCACTTTGGGCTAGCTGCAAGATATTACTGTCATTTTACTTCCCCAATAAGAAGATATCCAGATCTTATCATACACAGAATAATAAAAGAATATATAAATGGACAGATTGATGATAAAAGAGCTACAAGGCTTACAACAGAAGTAGAATATGCTTCTAAACAATCTTCAGAAATGGAAAGAGTAGCTCAAGAAGCTGAAAGAGAAGTAGATGATTTAAAGAAAGCAGAATATATGAGTGAAAGAATAGGAGAGGAATACGAAGGAATAATATCCTCAGTAACCAACTTTGGAATGTTTGTAGAACTACCAAATACAATAGAAGGATTAGTTCATATAAGTACATTATCTGATGATTACTATATATATGATGAAAGAAGATTAAGTTTAATTGGAGAAGCTAGCAAAAATATATATAGATTAGGTGATACAGTTAAAGTTAAAGTTTCAAAAGTAGATTTGTTTAGTCACGAAATATATTTTGATATTATAAAAGAAGATGAAGAGGATAAAGAAGAGGATGAATTTATAGAAGAAACAAAATAA
- a CDS encoding dicarboxylate/amino acid:cation symporter, whose product MKKLFNNLIFKLILGVIVGILIGSYASKPTIGVVITIKYVLGQIIFFAVPLIILGFITPSIAKLKQNASKFLGITVLIAYISSVAAAFLSMMTGYALIPKLSIASNPEGLKKLPELVFKLDIPPIMSVMSALALALLLGLATGWTNSDLIEKILDQFQNIVLSIVNRVVIPILPFFIATNFAALAYEGSLSTQLPIFLKVIIIVLIGHFIWLTVLYLVGGAISKENPWEVLKHYGTAYLTAVGTMSSAATLPVALKSAKKSKVLREDIVDFAIPLCSNIHLCGSVLTEVFFVMTVSQILYGKLPAFSTMLLFILLLGIFAIGAPGVPGGTVMASLGLIISVLSFNEAGTALILTIFALQDSFGTACNVTGDGAIALMLTGIAKKKNL is encoded by the coding sequence ATGAAAAAACTTTTTAACAATTTAATTTTCAAACTCATCTTAGGAGTTATTGTAGGTATATTAATTGGATCCTATGCTTCTAAACCTACAATAGGTGTAGTAATTACCATAAAATATGTTTTAGGACAGATTATTTTCTTTGCTGTACCTTTAATAATATTAGGTTTTATAACACCTTCAATAGCAAAATTAAAACAAAATGCTAGTAAGTTTTTAGGTATAACAGTGCTTATAGCTTATATTTCTTCTGTTGCAGCAGCTTTTTTATCTATGATGACCGGCTATGCCCTAATTCCTAAGCTTTCTATAGCTTCTAATCCAGAGGGTTTAAAAAAATTACCTGAGCTAGTATTTAAATTAGATATACCACCTATAATGAGTGTTATGAGTGCTTTAGCTTTGGCTTTATTATTAGGACTAGCTACTGGATGGACTAATTCTGATTTAATTGAAAAAATATTAGACCAATTTCAAAATATAGTTTTAAGTATAGTAAATAGAGTTGTTATTCCTATATTGCCATTTTTTATAGCAACAAACTTTGCTGCTTTAGCCTACGAAGGTAGCCTAAGTACACAATTACCAATATTTTTAAAGGTTATAATTATAGTTTTAATAGGCCATTTTATTTGGCTTACTGTACTTTATTTAGTTGGAGGAGCTATTTCAAAGGAAAATCCATGGGAAGTATTAAAACACTATGGGACTGCTTACCTTACAGCAGTTGGAACTATGTCTAGTGCAGCTACTTTACCTGTAGCTTTAAAATCTGCTAAAAAATCAAAGGTTCTTAGAGAAGATATCGTAGATTTTGCTATACCACTATGCTCTAACATCCACTTATGTGGTTCTGTTTTAACAGAAGTATTCTTTGTAATGACAGTTTCTCAAATTCTATATGGGAAATTACCTGCTTTCTCAACTATGCTATTATTTATATTATTATTAGGTATATTCGCAATTGGAGCTCCTGGAGTTCCTGGAGGAACAGTTATGGCATCTTTAGGATTAATAATTAGTGTTTTATCATTTAATGAAGCTGGAACCGCTTTAATTTTAACTATATTTGCCCTTCAAGATAGCTTTGGAACTGCATGTAATGTAACTGGTGATGGTGCCATAGCACTAATGCTTACAGGTATTGCTAAGAAGAAGAATCTATAA
- a CDS encoding AraC family transcriptional regulator, with protein MSEIFKFSDPMMILANYKNPERHKYLASHIIISLGGEMEWEIENKNVKCRGICIDSNVIHTGTIAKEGSIVFLFTEISRYTASIKKKYLDENPYRVLNDDVVDRMIKEYVNHGDNKETLDAILLQQCGIDNLDNHKYEERVEKILSYISRLKAIEHSIVDDLSNQIYLSKSRLSHLFREQTGMTLHSYLAFEKLRKTYKYFCEGRNITEACMLAGFDSSSHCVSTCKRMFGISLRDVYKTIKE; from the coding sequence ATGTCAGAGATTTTTAAATTTAGTGATCCTATGATGATATTAGCTAATTATAAAAATCCGGAACGACACAAATATCTTGCTTCTCACATCATTATTTCTTTAGGCGGGGAAATGGAATGGGAGATTGAAAATAAAAATGTAAAGTGTCGTGGAATTTGTATTGATTCAAATGTAATACATACAGGAACAATAGCTAAAGAAGGTTCAATTGTATTTTTATTCACTGAAATAAGCAGATATACTGCATCAATAAAGAAAAAATATCTTGATGAAAATCCTTATAGGGTTTTAAATGATGATGTTGTTGATAGAATGATAAAGGAATATGTAAATCATGGGGATAATAAGGAAACACTTGATGCAATATTGCTACAACAATGTGGAATTGATAATTTAGATAATCATAAATATGAAGAAAGAGTAGAAAAAATTTTATCTTACATTAGTAGATTAAAAGCAATTGAACATTCAATTGTTGATGATTTAAGCAATCAGATATATTTATCTAAGAGCAGATTATCACATTTATTTAGGGAACAGACAGGTATGACATTACACAGTTATCTTGCATTTGAAAAGCTTCGTAAGACTTACAAATATTTTTGTGAAGGTAGGAATATTACTGAAGCATGTATGTTAGCAGGGTTTGATAGCTCATCCCATTGTGTATCAACCTGTAAACGAATGTTTGGCATATCTTTAAGAGATGTATATAAAACAATAAAAGAATAG
- a CDS encoding EFR1 family ferrodoxin (N-terminal region resembles flavodoxins. C-terminal ferrodoxin region binds two 4Fe-4S clusters.) — protein sequence MNKIYYFTGTGNSLQIANDLSEKLGQCTIHKIAEYSGEKIDGRTLGIVFPVYNWGLPLIICDFLRKLDVSDDTYIYAIANYGGLPGKALDQCKDILKENGVKLSADFLINMPGNYIFGYGAKSKKVQEKLFAKEAKKIIYIADFVKIKKQCKIEKSHTIIDRVWCNYFYKHINEFHEADQYYTVDNNCIGCGLCAKRCSVNNITMVNGNPNWNHHCELCASCIQSCPKKAIDYKSETKKRKRYLNPNVKL from the coding sequence ATGAATAAGATATATTATTTTACGGGAACGGGTAACAGTTTGCAGATTGCCAATGATTTGAGTGAAAAACTGGGTCAATGTACAATTCATAAAATTGCAGAATATTCCGGAGAAAAAATAGATGGAAGAACACTTGGAATTGTTTTTCCTGTGTATAATTGGGGGCTACCACTAATTATCTGTGATTTTTTACGAAAACTAGATGTTTCAGATGATACATATATTTATGCTATTGCAAATTATGGGGGACTTCCAGGTAAAGCACTTGATCAGTGTAAAGATATCTTAAAAGAGAATGGAGTGAAATTGTCAGCAGATTTTTTAATTAATATGCCTGGCAACTATATTTTTGGTTACGGTGCAAAGAGCAAAAAGGTTCAAGAGAAGCTATTTGCAAAAGAAGCAAAGAAAATCATCTATATCGCTGACTTTGTAAAAATAAAAAAACAATGTAAAATTGAGAAGAGTCATACTATTATAGACCGTGTGTGGTGTAATTACTTTTATAAACATATCAATGAATTTCATGAAGCAGATCAATATTATACAGTAGATAATAATTGTATTGGATGTGGTTTGTGTGCAAAAAGATGTTCGGTAAATAATATTACAATGGTTAATGGTAACCCAAACTGGAATCATCATTGTGAATTATGTGCGTCATGTATTCAGAGTTGTCCAAAGAAGGCAATTGACTATAAAAGTGAGACAAAAAAAAGAAAAAGATATTTAAACCCTAATGTGAAATTATAG
- the gpmI gene encoding 2,3-bisphosphoglycerate-independent phosphoglycerate mutase codes for MSKKPVVLMILDGFGLTDKVDGNAVSAANKPNLDNILKKYPYTQLGASGMDVGLPEGQMGNSEVGHLNIGAGRIVYQALTKITKSISDGDFFQNVALNKAIENVKKNNSTLHLLGLLSPGGVHSHIEHLKGLIKLAKEKDIKKVYIHAFLDGRDVAPSSAKEYIEDIENYMREIGIGEIATISGRYYAMDRDKRWERVQLCYNAIVLGKGEEVNSAVEGLEKSYRDNKTDEFVLPAVVLKEGKPKAKIGNKDSVVFFNFRPDRARELTRAINDKVFDGFEREALDLTYVTMTEYDSTLENVEVAFPPEHLDNTLGEYVSKNGKKQLRIAETEKYAHVTFFFNGGVEEPNEGEDRVLVPSPKVATYDMQPEMNAYEVTDKLLEKLDEDKYDMVILNFANPDMVGHTGVFEAAKKAIETVDECVGKIVNKILEKDGTAFITADHGNSEEMIDYSTGKPMTAHTTNPVPFMYVSNNSKELREGGKLADIAPTMIQVMNLPKPIDMTGNSLIK; via the coding sequence ATGAGTAAAAAGCCAGTAGTTTTAATGATACTAGATGGATTTGGATTAACAGATAAGGTTGATGGTAATGCAGTATCAGCAGCCAATAAACCTAATTTAGATAATATATTAAAAAAATATCCATATACTCAATTAGGGGCTAGTGGAATGGATGTAGGTCTTCCAGAAGGTCAAATGGGTAATTCAGAAGTAGGCCATTTAAATATAGGTGCAGGAAGAATAGTATATCAAGCCCTTACAAAAATAACAAAATCTATTTCTGATGGAGATTTTTTTCAAAATGTAGCTTTAAATAAAGCTATAGAAAATGTAAAGAAAAATAATTCTACCCTACATCTTTTAGGTCTTTTATCACCAGGTGGAGTACATTCTCATATAGAGCATTTAAAAGGATTAATAAAATTAGCAAAAGAAAAAGATATTAAAAAAGTTTATATTCACGCATTTTTAGATGGAAGAGACGTGGCACCATCATCAGCTAAAGAATATATAGAAGATATAGAAAATTATATGAGAGAAATTGGCATAGGTGAAATAGCTACAATATCAGGAAGATATTATGCAATGGATAGAGATAAAAGATGGGAAAGAGTACAACTTTGTTATAATGCCATTGTATTAGGAAAAGGTGAAGAAGTTAACTCAGCAGTAGAAGGTTTAGAAAAATCTTATAGAGATAACAAGACTGATGAATTTGTTTTACCAGCAGTAGTATTAAAAGAAGGAAAACCTAAGGCAAAAATAGGAAATAAAGATTCAGTGGTATTCTTTAATTTTAGACCAGATAGAGCTAGAGAGCTTACAAGAGCTATAAATGATAAAGTATTTGATGGTTTTGAAAGAGAAGCTTTAGATTTAACTTATGTTACTATGACAGAATATGATAGTACTTTAGAAAATGTAGAGGTAGCTTTCCCTCCAGAACATTTAGACAATACTTTAGGAGAATATGTAAGTAAAAATGGTAAAAAGCAGTTAAGAATAGCTGAAACAGAAAAATATGCTCATGTTACTTTCTTCTTTAATGGTGGAGTAGAAGAACCAAATGAAGGAGAAGATAGAGTTTTAGTTCCATCACCAAAGGTAGCAACTTATGATATGCAACCAGAAATGAATGCATATGAAGTTACAGATAAACTTTTGGAAAAATTAGATGAAGATAAATACGATATGGTAATATTAAACTTTGCAAATCCAGATATGGTAGGTCATACAGGAGTATTTGAAGCAGCAAAGAAAGCTATAGAAACTGTGGATGAGTGTGTAGGTAAAATAGTTAATAAAATTTTGGAAAAAGATGGTACTGCATTTATTACAGCTGACCATGGAAATTCAGAAGAAATGATAGACTATTCTACAGGAAAACCTATGACTGCTCACACAACAAATCCAGTACCATTTATGTATGTATCTAATAATAGTAAAGAACTAAGAGAAGGCGGAAAATTAGCAGATATAGCACCAACAATGATACAAGTTATGAACCTTCCTAAACCTATTGACATGACAGGGAATAGTCTTATTAAATAA
- the eno gene encoding phosphopyruvate hydratase, with the protein MKNYIEIVDVYARQILDSRCNPTVEVEVELEDGTVGVAAVPSGASTGAFEAVELRDGDKSQYLGKGVLKAVDNVNTTIADELVGMNVLDQVAIDKTMIELDGTDNKAKLGANAMLGVSLACAKAAANSLGMSLYQYIGGVNGKVLPVPMMNIINGGKHADNNVDLQEFMIMPAGAPSFSEALRMCSEVYHALKSTLKAQGYDTGVGDEGGFAPNLKSNEEAIVVIIEAIKKAGYTPGKDIFIALDPASSEIFEDGKYNLAGEGRVLTPEEMANYYVELAEKYPIISIEDGMAEEDWDGWKILTEKIGNKVQLVGDDLFVTNTERLSKGIKLGVANSILIKLNQIGTLTETLNAIEMAERAGYTAVVSHRSGETEDTTIADLVVAVNAGQIKTGAPARSERVAKYNQLLRIEEELNDMGEYRGLKAFYNINK; encoded by the coding sequence ATGAAAAATTATATTGAAATAGTAGATGTATATGCAAGACAAATCTTAGATTCAAGATGCAATCCTACAGTAGAAGTAGAAGTAGAATTAGAAGACGGAACAGTAGGAGTAGCAGCAGTTCCATCAGGAGCTTCTACAGGAGCTTTTGAAGCAGTTGAATTAAGAGATGGAGATAAATCTCAATACTTAGGTAAAGGTGTTTTAAAAGCTGTAGATAATGTGAACACTACAATAGCAGATGAACTTGTTGGAATGAATGTTTTAGATCAAGTAGCTATTGATAAAACTATGATAGAATTAGATGGAACAGACAATAAAGCAAAATTAGGTGCAAATGCAATGCTAGGAGTATCTTTAGCTTGTGCAAAAGCTGCAGCTAACTCTTTAGGAATGAGTTTATACCAATACATAGGAGGAGTAAATGGGAAAGTTTTACCAGTACCTATGATGAACATAATAAATGGTGGAAAACATGCGGACAACAATGTTGACCTTCAAGAATTCATGATAATGCCAGCAGGAGCTCCTTCTTTCAGCGAAGCTTTAAGAATGTGTTCAGAAGTATATCATGCATTAAAATCAACACTAAAAGCACAAGGATATGATACAGGAGTAGGCGACGAAGGTGGATTTGCTCCAAACTTAAAATCAAATGAAGAAGCTATAGTAGTTATAATAGAAGCTATAAAAAAAGCTGGATATACTCCAGGAAAAGATATATTCATAGCTTTAGATCCAGCTTCATCAGAAATATTTGAAGATGGAAAATACAACCTAGCAGGAGAAGGAAGAGTATTAACTCCAGAAGAAATGGCAAACTACTATGTAGAGCTAGCAGAAAAATACCCAATAATCTCCATAGAAGACGGTATGGCAGAAGAAGATTGGGATGGTTGGAAAATCCTTACTGAAAAAATAGGAAACAAAGTTCAATTAGTAGGAGACGATTTATTCGTTACAAATACTGAAAGATTATCAAAAGGAATAAAATTAGGAGTTGCAAACTCAATTCTTATAAAACTTAACCAAATAGGAACATTAACAGAAACATTAAATGCTATAGAAATGGCAGAAAGAGCTGGATATACAGCAGTAGTGTCTCATAGATCAGGAGAAACTGAAGATACAACAATAGCTGACTTAGTTGTTGCAGTAAATGCAGGACAAATAAAAACAGGTGCTCCAGCAAGATCAGAAAGAGTTGCTAAATACAATCAATTATTAAGAATAGAAGAAGAACTTAATGATATGGGAGAATACAGAGGATTAAAAGCATTCTACAATATCAATAAATAA
- a CDS encoding LAGLIDADG family homing endonuclease codes for MTNEQKAYIAGIIDGEGSIMLLKFHGNQFPSLCVSISSTTIELLEWMKDVTKIGTIKSKKNYNTEKHTDSFTYTIKYDDSINLLIEIEPYLVIKNKKIRARLIIKKYKSVTPRNGKYSDEMLKAKEEFYKEFINVK; via the coding sequence ATGACTAATGAACAAAAAGCTTATATTGCTGGAATTATAGATGGTGAAGGCAGTATTATGCTTTTAAAATTCCATGGTAATCAGTTTCCCTCTCTATGTGTAAGTATAAGTTCAACTACCATAGAATTATTAGAATGGATGAAAGATGTAACTAAAATCGGGACAATAAAGAGTAAAAAAAATTATAATACTGAAAAACATACAGATTCTTTTACTTATACAATAAAATATGATGATTCCATAAATCTTTTAATTGAAATTGAACCTTATTTAGTTATTAAAAATAAAAAAATTAGAGCTAGATTAATAATTAAAAAATACAAATCTGTTACTCCACGGAACGGAAAATATTCTGATGAAATGCTTAAAGCTAAAGAGGAATTTTATAAAGAATTTATAAATGTAAAATAG
- the secG gene encoding preprotein translocase subunit SecG, with protein sequence MHTFSIILLTIVSITLIVVVLMQPSKTNGLSGFMGGGSETFYSKNRTRTSESVLSRITVVCSILFAIIVLAQNLLAK encoded by the coding sequence ATGCATACATTTTCAATAATATTATTAACTATAGTTTCAATAACATTAATAGTAGTAGTCCTAATGCAACCTAGTAAAACTAATGGATTAAGTGGTTTTATGGGTGGAGGTTCAGAAACTTTTTATTCAAAAAATAGAACTAGAACTTCTGAATCAGTATTATCAAGGATTACTGTAGTATGTTCTATATTATTTGCTATCATAGTATTAGCACAAAATTTATTAGCTAAATAA